Proteins co-encoded in one Halorussus vallis genomic window:
- a CDS encoding MFS transporter yields the protein MSHGHAEESSERLLTGYSGRLLLAASLGWAAIQAGRLVLSPLLPTVMQKLAITDFQSGVAFTTLWGLYALCQYPSGRLSDRLTRKTLLVAGLVLLAVGFSVLATAPGYPVFLLGAAVVGTGAGLYPTPARALVSDLFVERRGQAFGLHTASGDVGGAAAAGLAVAVLAVATWRAAYLPVVAVVVGVALALHLWARERYTLPEIDSEAVADGLADALSTGRRLLDQRRLRWLLLAYALYAFTWQSAAGFLPTFLQRAKDFPPGLAGGGFAALFVVGALVKPVAGSLGDRFGRSKVAAAALALAAAALTGVLLASGTVAVSVGVVVFAAGLMAYPPVMQAFLMDAFPEGSMGGDLGATRTVYIGVGSLGPSYVGYVAGRTSYETAFAGLLGCLAVGALVVVWLARTE from the coding sequence GTGTCCCACGGTCACGCCGAGGAGTCGAGCGAGCGCCTGTTGACCGGCTACTCCGGCCGCCTCTTGCTCGCGGCGTCGCTCGGCTGGGCCGCGATTCAGGCTGGCCGACTCGTCCTCTCGCCGCTGTTGCCGACCGTGATGCAGAAACTCGCCATCACCGATTTCCAGTCCGGCGTGGCGTTCACCACGCTGTGGGGGCTCTACGCGCTCTGTCAGTACCCGAGCGGTCGCCTCTCAGATCGCCTGACGCGCAAGACCCTGCTGGTGGCCGGCCTCGTCCTGCTCGCGGTCGGCTTCAGCGTCCTCGCGACCGCGCCGGGCTACCCCGTCTTCCTGCTCGGGGCGGCCGTCGTCGGCACCGGCGCGGGGCTCTACCCGACGCCCGCGCGGGCGCTCGTCTCGGACTTGTTCGTCGAGCGTCGCGGGCAGGCGTTCGGCCTCCACACCGCCTCCGGCGACGTGGGCGGGGCCGCTGCGGCCGGCCTCGCGGTCGCGGTCCTGGCGGTCGCCACCTGGCGGGCCGCCTACCTCCCGGTCGTCGCCGTGGTCGTCGGCGTCGCGTTAGCGCTCCACCTCTGGGCCCGCGAGCGCTACACGCTCCCCGAAATCGACAGCGAGGCGGTCGCCGACGGCCTCGCCGACGCGCTCTCGACCGGTCGACGACTCCTCGACCAGCGTCGGCTGCGGTGGTTGCTGTTGGCGTACGCCCTCTACGCGTTCACCTGGCAGAGCGCCGCCGGTTTCCTCCCCACGTTCCTCCAGCGGGCGAAGGACTTCCCGCCGGGACTCGCGGGCGGCGGGTTCGCCGCGCTGTTCGTCGTCGGCGCGCTGGTCAAGCCGGTCGCGGGATCGCTGGGCGACCGGTTCGGGCGCTCGAAGGTCGCCGCGGCCGCGCTCGCGCTCGCGGCCGCGGCGCTGACCGGCGTCCTGCTCGCCTCGGGGACGGTCGCGGTTTCGGTCGGCGTCGTCGTCTTCGCCGCCGGACTGATGGCCTACCCGCCGGTGATGCAAGCGTTCCTCATGGACGCGTTCCCCGAGGGAAGCATGGGCGGCGACCTCGGCGCGACCCGGACCGTCTACATCGGCGTCGGCAGTCTCGGACCGAGCTACGTCGGCTACGTCGCCGGCCGGACCTCCTACGAGACGGCGTTCGCCGGACTGCTCGGCTGTCTCGCGGTCGGCGCGCTGGTCGTGGTCTGGTTGGCGCGAACCGAGTAG
- the thrC gene encoding threonine synthase has protein sequence MTDLTLADAGVESPPDGADDGVWLTCIECDWSGAPFEEVRYRCPECSGLLEVRYAELPTFEDFEATGRRGVWRYAAALPFEEGVSIEEGDTPLYSVPTIEDEVGVTDLRVKHEGMNPTGSFKDRGMTVGVRVAQELGVGRLACASTGNTSAALACYGARAGTEVLVLLPAGKVAAGKVAQASLHGARILEVDGNFDACLDIVSELADRGEAYLLNSLNPFRLEGQKTIGLEILEQFHDQTGDLPDRIVLPVGNAGNTSALYKAFRELVAAGELEPEEVPTLTGVQAEGAAPMVEAIENGADEVRRWDEVETRATAIRIGNPVNAPKALPGIRETGGTAVAVSDEEITDAQRALARDGVGVEPASAASVAGLRKLRKSGEIGADEQVVCLTTGHLLKDPDAAAAAGADPEPVPADTEGVLEHLAE, from the coding sequence ATGACCGACCTGACGCTGGCCGACGCCGGAGTCGAGTCCCCGCCGGACGGAGCAGACGACGGCGTCTGGCTGACCTGCATCGAGTGCGACTGGAGCGGAGCGCCGTTCGAGGAGGTCCGCTACCGCTGTCCGGAGTGCTCGGGACTGCTCGAAGTGCGGTACGCGGAACTCCCCACCTTCGAGGACTTCGAGGCCACCGGGCGGCGGGGCGTCTGGCGCTACGCCGCCGCGCTTCCCTTCGAAGAGGGCGTGAGCATCGAGGAGGGCGACACGCCGCTCTACTCGGTGCCGACCATCGAGGACGAAGTCGGCGTCACCGACCTCCGAGTGAAACACGAGGGGATGAACCCCACGGGGAGTTTCAAGGACCGCGGGATGACCGTGGGCGTCCGGGTCGCCCAGGAGTTGGGCGTGGGTCGTCTCGCGTGCGCGAGCACGGGTAACACGAGCGCGGCGCTGGCGTGCTACGGCGCGCGGGCGGGGACCGAGGTGCTGGTCCTCCTGCCCGCGGGCAAGGTCGCGGCGGGCAAGGTCGCGCAGGCGAGCCTCCACGGCGCGCGCATCCTGGAGGTCGACGGCAACTTCGACGCCTGCCTCGATATCGTCTCGGAACTGGCCGACCGCGGGGAGGCCTACCTGCTGAACTCGCTGAACCCCTTCCGCCTGGAGGGTCAGAAGACCATCGGCCTCGAGATTCTGGAGCAGTTCCACGACCAGACCGGTGACCTCCCCGACCGCATCGTCCTTCCCGTCGGCAACGCCGGCAACACCAGCGCGCTCTACAAGGCGTTCCGGGAACTGGTCGCCGCCGGCGAACTCGAACCCGAAGAGGTTCCCACGCTGACCGGCGTCCAGGCCGAGGGCGCCGCGCCGATGGTCGAGGCCATCGAGAACGGGGCCGACGAAGTCCGGCGCTGGGACGAAGTCGAAACCCGCGCGACCGCCATCCGCATCGGCAATCCGGTCAACGCCCCGAAGGCGTTGCCGGGCATCCGCGAAACCGGCGGCACCGCAGTCGCCGTGTCGGACGAAGAGATCACCGACGCCCAGCGCGCGCTCGCCCGAGACGGCGTGGGCGTCGAACCCGCGAGCGCGGCCTCCGTGGCGGGCCTCCGGAAACTCCGCAAGTCGGGCGAGATAGGCGCCGACGAGCAGGTCGTCTGTCTGACCACGGGCCACCTGCTGAAGGACCCCGACGCCGCGGCCGCGGCGGGCGCCGACCCCGAACCCGTGCCGGCCGACACCGAGGGCGTGCTGGAGCACCTCGCGGAGTAG
- a CDS encoding FAD-dependent oxidoreductase, translating to MGETRTTDETTVLVVGGGATGVGIARDLSMRGVETRVVERGNLTSGATGHTHGVLHSGARYAVADPDSAAECIAENRILRDVAAGCVRETGGYFLDLPGDPEEYFERKVDACREAGIDVETVDGDDLREDRPWLTPEIERALRVPDGVVDAYKLTVANAVDAREHGATVTTGAEVVDFHAEDGRLAGATVRTDEGTERIDADHVVNAAGAWAGEVAALAGVEVPMKPSKGVMVVVDFEGVDAVYNRCRPTADGDIVVPRPDSVVLGTTSEEVSDPDDYPTEREEVDRMVAEGSEMIPDLRDAAVREAYWGVRPLFGGTERTFADGRALTRSYTLLDHATRDDLAGFSTIVGGKLTTYRLMAESVADAVCDRLGVSGECRTADEPLPGPGDEAFEAALAEFGPRPPAAE from the coding sequence ATGGGGGAGACACGAACTACCGACGAGACGACGGTCCTCGTCGTCGGGGGCGGGGCGACTGGCGTCGGTATCGCGCGGGACCTGAGCATGCGCGGGGTCGAAACCAGGGTCGTCGAGCGCGGGAACCTGACCAGCGGCGCGACCGGTCACACCCACGGGGTCCTGCACAGCGGCGCGCGCTACGCGGTCGCCGACCCGGACAGCGCGGCCGAGTGCATCGCGGAGAACCGCATCCTGCGCGACGTCGCGGCGGGGTGCGTGCGGGAAACCGGCGGCTACTTCCTCGACCTGCCGGGCGACCCCGAGGAGTACTTCGAGCGCAAGGTCGACGCCTGCCGCGAGGCCGGCATCGACGTCGAGACGGTCGACGGCGACGACCTCCGGGAGGACCGGCCGTGGTTGACGCCCGAGATCGAGCGCGCGCTCCGGGTTCCCGACGGCGTCGTGGACGCGTACAAGTTGACGGTCGCCAACGCCGTCGACGCTCGCGAACACGGCGCGACGGTCACCACGGGGGCCGAGGTCGTCGACTTCCACGCCGAGGACGGTCGACTCGCGGGCGCGACCGTCCGGACCGACGAGGGGACCGAGCGAATCGACGCCGACCACGTCGTCAACGCCGCGGGCGCGTGGGCGGGCGAGGTCGCCGCGCTCGCCGGCGTCGAGGTACCGATGAAACCCTCGAAGGGCGTGATGGTCGTGGTGGACTTCGAGGGCGTCGACGCGGTGTACAACCGGTGTCGGCCGACCGCCGACGGCGACATCGTCGTGCCGCGGCCCGACTCGGTCGTCCTCGGCACGACGAGCGAGGAGGTTTCGGACCCCGACGACTACCCGACCGAGCGCGAGGAGGTCGACCGGATGGTCGCGGAGGGGAGCGAGATGATACCCGACCTCCGGGACGCCGCGGTCCGGGAGGCCTACTGGGGCGTCCGGCCGCTGTTCGGCGGGACCGAGCGGACGTTCGCCGACGGCCGGGCGCTCACCCGGAGTTACACGCTGTTGGACCACGCGACTCGCGACGACCTCGCCGGGTTCTCGACCATCGTCGGCGGAAAGCTCACGACCTACCGGCTGATGGCCGAGTCGGTCGCGGACGCGGTCTGCGACCGACTCGGCGTCTCGGGCGAGTGCCGGACCGCCGACGAACCGCTTCCGGGACCGGGCGACGAGGCGTTCGAGGCCGCGCTGGCAGAGTTCGGCCCGCGCCCGCCCGCCGCGGAGTAG
- the fer gene encoding ferredoxin Fer has protein sequence MPTVEYLNYEVLDDQGWDMDDDDLFEQAADADLGDEDYGTLDVGEGEYILEAAEAQGYDWPFSCRAGACANCAAIVTDGEIDMDMQQILSDEEVEEKNVRLTCIGSAATDEVQIVYNAKHLDYLQNRVI, from the coding sequence ATGCCAACCGTAGAATACCTCAACTACGAAGTGCTGGACGACCAGGGCTGGGACATGGACGACGACGACCTCTTCGAGCAGGCCGCCGACGCCGACCTCGGCGACGAGGACTACGGCACGCTCGACGTGGGCGAGGGCGAGTACATCCTCGAGGCCGCCGAGGCCCAGGGCTACGACTGGCCCTTCTCGTGCCGCGCCGGCGCCTGCGCGAACTGCGCGGCCATCGTCACGGATGGCGAAATCGACATGGACATGCAGCAAATCCTCAGCGACGAGGAGGTCGAGGAGAAGAACGTTCGCCTCACCTGTATCGGCAGCGCGGCGACCGACGAGGTCCAGATCGTCTACAACGCCAAGCACCTCGACTACCTCCAGAACCGCGTCATCTAA
- a CDS encoding inorganic phosphate transporter — protein sequence MPSLLLLVGLAVAVFVGFNIGGSSTGVAFGPAVGSRVVGKLGAAVLMAGFALLGGWTVGRNVVATMGGDIVSSTLFTLPASVGVLFFVGLALLVSNLFGVPASTSMTAVGAIAGLGVAAGDIDWGVMGRIVSWWLVAPIVAFWVCAVIGRYLYPYLDVWFRVDQSEGPLLEYNRVGSLPYPTIGTNTTRRELVSSVLVVAIGCYMAFSAGASNVANAVAPLIGSDAIGMDQGILLAAGAIALGAFTIARRTLDTVGNDLTDLPLLAALIVEVVSASLITFLSVLGIPASLAVSATMCIIGLGWGRATRAVRVRDAAAAAVRGDGESGADGDSGDGESKMSVNALTAEPEEEVRRIGEDDPSQLQTADLFDPAATGRVIMLWILTPTISALASFLLFEFFPLYR from the coding sequence GTGCCAAGTCTACTCCTCCTCGTCGGTCTCGCGGTCGCGGTCTTCGTCGGGTTCAACATCGGCGGTTCCTCGACGGGCGTCGCGTTCGGCCCGGCGGTCGGCAGTCGCGTCGTCGGGAAACTCGGCGCGGCGGTGCTGATGGCCGGGTTCGCACTGTTGGGCGGCTGGACGGTCGGTCGGAACGTCGTCGCCACGATGGGCGGCGACATCGTCTCCTCGACCCTGTTCACGCTCCCCGCGAGCGTCGGCGTACTGTTCTTCGTGGGGCTGGCGCTACTCGTCTCGAACCTCTTCGGCGTGCCGGCCTCCACGTCGATGACCGCCGTCGGCGCCATCGCCGGCCTCGGCGTCGCCGCGGGCGACATCGACTGGGGCGTGATGGGCCGCATCGTCTCGTGGTGGCTGGTCGCGCCCATCGTCGCCTTCTGGGTCTGCGCGGTCATCGGTCGGTACCTCTACCCGTACCTGGACGTGTGGTTCCGCGTCGACCAGTCCGAAGGCCCGCTGCTGGAGTACAACCGCGTCGGGTCGCTTCCGTACCCGACCATCGGAACCAACACCACGCGGCGCGAACTGGTTAGCAGCGTCCTCGTGGTCGCCATCGGCTGTTACATGGCGTTCTCGGCGGGCGCGAGCAACGTCGCCAACGCCGTCGCGCCGCTCATCGGGAGCGACGCGATCGGGATGGACCAGGGCATCCTGCTGGCGGCCGGCGCCATCGCGCTCGGGGCGTTCACCATCGCGCGGCGCACCCTCGACACGGTGGGCAACGACCTCACCGACCTGCCCCTGCTGGCGGCGCTCATCGTGGAAGTGGTGTCGGCGTCGCTCATCACGTTCCTCTCGGTCCTGGGAATCCCGGCGAGTCTGGCAGTGAGCGCGACGATGTGCATCATCGGCCTCGGCTGGGGTCGGGCGACCCGCGCCGTGCGGGTCCGGGACGCCGCGGCCGCCGCGGTCCGCGGCGACGGCGAGAGCGGCGCAGACGGTGACTCCGGCGACGGCGAGTCGAAGATGTCGGTCAACGCGCTCACCGCCGAACCCGAAGAGGAGGTCCGGCGAATCGGCGAGGACGACCCCTCCCAACTCCAGACCGCCGACCTGTTCGACCCGGCGGCGACCGGTCGGGTCATCATGCTCTGGATTCTCACCCCGACCATCTCGGCGCTCGCGTCGTTCCTCCTGTTCGAGTTCTTTCCGCTCTATCGGTAG
- the serA gene encoding phosphoglycerate dehydrogenase, whose product MKVLVTDPIADAGLERIREAGHDVETAYDVEGDALLSAVSDANALVVRSGTEVTADVFEAAPDLVIVGRAGIGVDNIDIDAATEHGVIVANAPEGNVRAAAEHTVAMAFAAARSIPQAHTRLKNGEWAKGDYLGTEVNGKTLGVVGLGRVGQEVAKKLDSLGMELVAYDPYISEDRADQLGAELVDLDECLDRADFLTVHTPLTPETEDLISEAELAQLEGGYVVNCARGGVVDEAALAEAVEDGVLAGAAVDVFADEPVSEDNPLLSVEDVVVTPHLGASTSAAQENVATSTADQVVAAFEEQPVINALNAPSIDESAFPRVEPYIGLAETAGKIATQLLDERIESIEIHYEGDIAEEDVELVTASAQKGVFRPLEWQVNAVNAPQIAEDRGVEVTESKTRQTEDFQSLVRVTVQSDDDSVSVEGTLFAGDDPRIVRIDDYRVDAIPHGHMLVARNKDAPGVIGFIGTVLGDHEVNIAGMFNARETIGGEALTVYTLDEQVPDDAKAALESDERIIGVQYIELNGAE is encoded by the coding sequence ATGAAAGTCCTCGTCACGGACCCCATCGCCGACGCAGGGTTAGAACGCATCAGGGAGGCGGGCCACGACGTCGAAACAGCCTACGACGTCGAGGGAGACGCGCTCCTCTCGGCCGTCTCGGACGCCAACGCGCTCGTCGTCCGGTCGGGCACCGAGGTGACCGCCGACGTCTTCGAGGCCGCGCCGGACCTCGTCATCGTGGGTCGGGCGGGCATCGGCGTCGACAACATCGACATCGACGCCGCGACCGAACACGGCGTCATCGTCGCCAACGCGCCCGAAGGCAACGTCCGGGCGGCCGCCGAACACACCGTCGCCATGGCGTTCGCCGCGGCGCGGTCCATCCCGCAGGCCCACACGCGACTCAAGAACGGTGAGTGGGCGAAGGGCGACTATCTCGGCACCGAGGTCAACGGCAAGACCCTCGGCGTCGTCGGACTCGGCCGCGTCGGCCAGGAGGTCGCGAAGAAGCTCGATTCGCTCGGCATGGAACTCGTGGCCTACGACCCCTACATCAGCGAGGACCGGGCCGACCAGCTCGGTGCGGAACTGGTCGACCTCGACGAGTGTCTCGACCGCGCCGACTTCCTGACGGTCCACACCCCGCTCACGCCCGAGACGGAGGACCTCATCAGCGAGGCGGAACTCGCCCAACTGGAGGGCGGCTACGTGGTCAACTGTGCCCGCGGCGGCGTCGTCGACGAGGCGGCGCTCGCCGAGGCCGTCGAAGACGGCGTCCTCGCGGGCGCGGCGGTCGACGTCTTCGCCGACGAACCCGTCTCGGAGGACAACCCGCTGCTCTCGGTCGAGGACGTGGTCGTGACGCCCCACCTCGGCGCGAGCACTTCGGCGGCCCAGGAGAACGTCGCCACCAGCACCGCCGACCAGGTGGTCGCGGCGTTCGAGGAACAGCCGGTCATCAACGCGCTGAACGCGCCCTCCATCGACGAGAGCGCGTTCCCCCGCGTCGAGCCGTACATCGGCCTCGCGGAAACTGCCGGCAAGATTGCCACCCAACTGCTCGACGAGCGCATCGAGTCCATCGAGATCCACTACGAGGGCGACATCGCCGAGGAGGACGTCGAACTCGTCACCGCCAGCGCCCAGAAGGGCGTCTTCCGGCCCCTGGAGTGGCAGGTCAACGCGGTCAACGCCCCGCAGATAGCCGAGGACCGCGGCGTCGAGGTTACCGAGTCCAAGACCCGCCAGACCGAGGACTTCCAGAGCCTCGTGCGCGTCACCGTCCAGAGCGACGACGATTCGGTGAGCGTCGAGGGTACTCTGTTCGCGGGCGACGACCCGCGCATCGTCCGCATCGACGACTACCGGGTCGACGCCATCCCGCACGGCCACATGCTGGTCGCGCGCAACAAGGACGCTCCGGGCGTCATCGGCTTCATCGGCACGGTGCTGGGCGACCACGAGGTCAACATCGCGGGGATGTTCAACGCCCGCGAAACCATCGGCGGCGAGGCGCTGACCGTCTACACGCTCGACGAGCAGGTGCCCGACGACGCCAAGGCGGCCCTGGAGAGCGACGAGCGCATCATCGGCGTCCAGTACATCGAACTTAACGGCGCGGAGTAG